The following proteins come from a genomic window of Fervidobacterium thailandense:
- a CDS encoding transposase → LNFFSQLDSKVLLELLSKFPSKQAIIKNEEQVIQLLTSFRNWNEQKAKAFVNAIKRSIGRKDKHQVAQTIILSITQQLKQIKEQIQSIDNQIKQMMEQFDQTNFPDIPGMGDTTKATIISEVGDIEKFESKEKFVSYIKHKTQGNIEKREQSTEKDILQLSDKSDKVDREIQE, encoded by the coding sequence ACTCAACTTCTTCTCTCAGCTTGATTCAAAAGTATTGCTTGAGTTGCTGAGCAAATTCCCTTCAAAACAGGCTATCATCAAGAACGAAGAACAAGTCATCCAACTGCTTACCTCTTTCAGGAACTGGAACGAACAGAAAGCCAAAGCATTTGTCAACGCAATCAAACGTTCCATTGGTAGGAAAGACAAACACCAAGTTGCACAAACGATCATCCTCTCGATCACTCAGCAACTCAAGCAAATCAAAGAACAAATCCAAAGCATCGATAACCAAATCAAGCAAATGATGGAACAATTCGATCAAACAAACTTTCCTGATATCCCTGGTATGGGTGATACGACAAAAGCAACGATAATTTCTGAAGTGGGAGATATTGAAAAGTTCGAAAGCAAAGAGAAATTTGTCTCGTATATAAAGCACAAAACACAAGGGAATATCGAAAAAAGGGAACAAAGTACTGAGAAGGATATTCTACAACTTAGCGATAAGAGCGATAAGGTTGATAGAGAAATACAAGAATAA